The Thermomonospora amylolytica sequence ATGTGCTTCCCCTCGACCTACCAGCTGTGCTCCACGCTGCTGGCCGAGGACGCGATCCTGGTGGTCAAGGGCCGGCTGGACCGGCGCGAGGACGTCGCGAAGATCATCGCGATGGAGGTCACCCAGCCGGACCTGACGGTGAGCGAGTCGGGCGCGCCGCTGGCGGTCACCCTGCCGATCGGCCGGGTCACCCCGCCGGTGGTGGAACGGCTCAAGGAGGTCCTGACCACCCACCCCGGCTCCAACGAGGTGCACCTGCACCTGCAGAACGGCCCGCGCACCACGGTGGTCCGCCTGGACGACTCGCTGCGGGTGCAGCCCTCACCCGCCCTGATGGGCGACCTCAAGCAACTGCTCGGCCCGTCCTGCCTGCTGTGACCCCGCGAAGGTCCGGCGGCCGCCCGGGCGGCCGCCGGACCTTCGGCACGGATCGGGTTCAGCCGGCCGCCGGGCCCGCGGCGACCCGCGCCGACCACTCGGCCAGCCGGCCGTGCTCGTCGAAGACCGCGTGGGCCTGGCCGCCGCCGGGCAGCCGGGCCTCCAGCCCGCCGGGCGTCTCCCGGTACGGCACCCGGTGGTGGCTCAGCAGCCGGGCCAGGGTGAGCCGCGGATCGTGCGGGAACAGGGTGACGGCGTTGGTCACCAGCCGCGGCACCGGGATGGCGTCCCAGCCGGCCCGCGGCGTCTGCGGGTCGTCGACGTGCAGGTACGCCGAGCCGCCGTCGTACCCGGCGCCGATGTAGCCGCCCCCGCCCAGCAGCCCCCCGGCCACCACCGCGATCAGCTCACCGCCGTGCCCGGCCGGGCCGTCGTACCAGGACAGGTCGATCTCGGGGGTGACCAGCTCCGGCACCCCGAGCCGCTCGCCGGCCTCGCGCACCGCCAGGGTCGGCCGCACCGCCGGATGGTCCTCGCCGAACTGCGGGTTGGCCCACCCCCACAGCCAGGTCTGCTCGCGCACCGCGTAGCTCCCCAGCAGCGACACCCGCACCGTGACGCCGCCGCTGGAGTAGGTCCGGGCGGTCAGGTCGGCGGTCCAGTCCTCGCGCGGCAGGAACTCCGCCAGCGTCTCCTGCTGCTGCAGGACCACCGCGGCCAGGGCCGCGCCGAGACGGTGGAAGGCGGGGCTGAACCCGGCCTGCGTCGGGGTGGGGGCGGACATGTCCGCACATTATCTCAGGACGGGTCGCGACCCGCCGCCCGCTCGGCGGACGGCCGGCCGGGACCTGCGGACCGGCGGGCGGCCGGACCGCCGGAGGCGCCCCGGTCACGGCGTTGACTGGATGTCCGGTCCAATGTCGCGGAATTTTTTCGGACGATTCGGCGCCTCTTGCCCGCGGGCCGAAATATGCCGCCGGACGTCCTCCGGAAAATCGGTCCACGGCCACCATTATTCGGTTGTCCTGGGACCGGGGGGATGGTTGTCCCGGGCGGCTCGGGACAATGTGCCCCCTCGCCCGGGACCCCTCCCACCTCCTGCTCTGGAAACTCTGGAGGTCCTGTCGCTTGCCGTTGCGTTTCCGGAAGGGGCGGAATGTTAACGGCATGCTAATTTCGCCGGACCGACTTCGATTCGGTGGCCTTGCGGCGGATTTCGTGGCTAGCATCCGCTGGTGCCGGGAAAGGCTCGTTCACCTGTTTCCGGCGTGCCGGGGTGGCTGCCACGGGGGCAGTGTGTGCCGGGGGAGGGGCCTTTGTCGTCTTTTTCGGAATTCATCGAGGACGCCTACACGCGGGCGGTGGCCGACGGGGACTGGCGCACGCTGGTGCCGCTCGGGCTGGCCGGCCTGCTGGTGTGGTCGCTGTGGATCTACCGGGTGGTGCTGTCGCGGCTGGCCAGGCCGATCGTCAACGACTTCCGCACCACGGTGTCGGTGGTGATCCCGTCCTACCGCGAGGATCCCGACATCCTGATGCGCTGCCTGGACAGCTGGCTGGCCCAGGACCCCACCGAACTGATCATCGTGGTGGACGTGGGCGACGCCGAGTGCCAGCGCCGGCTGGCCACCGTCGAGGATCCCCGGCTGCGGGTGCTGGTGTTCGAGCACGCCGGCAAGCGCTCTGCGCTGGGCGTGGGCATCCGCGCCGCCAACTGCGAGCTGGTGGTCTTCGCCGACTCCGACACCTGGTGGCGGCCGGGACTGCTGGAGGCGGTGCAGATGCCGTTCGTCGACCCCGACGTCGGCGGGGTCGGCACCCAGCAGAACGTCTACCAGCGGCACACCAGCGTCTGGCGGCGGATCGCCGACTGGCTGGTCAACCTGCGCTACCACGACTACGTCCCGGCCATGGGCAGCAAGGGCGGGGTGGCCTGCCTGTCCGGCCGCACCGCCGCCTACCGCCGCTCGGTGATCCTGCCCGTGGTGGACAACCTGGAGAACGAGTTCTTC is a genomic window containing:
- a CDS encoding glycosyltransferase family 2 protein — its product is MSSFSEFIEDAYTRAVADGDWRTLVPLGLAGLLVWSLWIYRVVLSRLARPIVNDFRTTVSVVIPSYREDPDILMRCLDSWLAQDPTELIIVVDVGDAECQRRLATVEDPRLRVLVFEHAGKRSALGVGIRAANCELVVFADSDTWWRPGLLEAVQMPFVDPDVGGVGTQQNVYQRHTSVWRRIADWLVNLRYHDYVPAMGSKGGVACLSGRTAAYRRSVILPVVDNLENEFFLGRRCIAGDDGRLTWLVLASGYKTVHQPTARAVSMFPSSFRAFVKQRIRWSRNSYRCYLTALWKGWLWKTPFVTKVTVLQILLTPVTMGITLAYLLFSRLELTPLGVGLAVGWLLLGRGVRGWSHLRRHPGEIWLLPLLTLVVIMIALPIKLYAFVTMNKQGWLTRTSDQVGGAGQTAATLQGAA
- a CDS encoding DUF6882 domain-containing protein gives rise to the protein MSAPTPTQAGFSPAFHRLGAALAAVVLQQQETLAEFLPREDWTADLTARTYSSGGVTVRVSLLGSYAVREQTWLWGWANPQFGEDHPAVRPTLAVREAGERLGVPELVTPEIDLSWYDGPAGHGGELIAVVAGGLLGGGGYIGAGYDGGSAYLHVDDPQTPRAGWDAIPVPRLVTNAVTLFPHDPRLTLARLLSHHRVPYRETPGGLEARLPGGGQAHAVFDEHGRLAEWSARVAAGPAAG